A region of Liolophura sinensis isolate JHLJ2023 chromosome 8, CUHK_Ljap_v2, whole genome shotgun sequence DNA encodes the following proteins:
- the LOC135472222 gene encoding uncharacterized protein LOC135472222, with translation MLVMLNAVSVPKQCFQLLPSVNKTQYQCGWWFSNTCDRFEVSHKNASVCCEHYVENDDGHTCSAVCPKACQTEACVLDGRRVPVRRDTPCPHVKKTLTSVSLIHAQKATTVTIQSARTCVNLFLHRDAVN, from the exons ATGTTAGTGATGCTTAACGCCGTATCAGTGCCGAAGCAATGCTTCCAGCTTCTCCCGTCCGTTAACAAAACCCAGTACCAGTGTGGATGGTGGTTCAGTAACACATGTGATAGATTCGA AGTTAGCCACAAAAACGCCAGTGTTTGCTGTGAACACTATGTCGAGAACGATGACGGACACACCTGTTCAG cCGTTTGCCCCAAAGCCTGTCAGACGGAGGCGTGTGTATTGGATGGGAGACGTGTGCCTGTCAGGAGGGATACACCATGCCCACATGTG aaaaagacattgacGAGTGTCAGTCTAATCCATGCCCAGAAGGCTACAACTGTAACAATACAATCGGCTCGTACTTGTGTCAACCTATTCCTGCAC AGAGATGCAGTGAATTGA